The following coding sequences are from one Pelagovum sp. HNIBRBA483 window:
- the pcaD gene encoding 3-oxoadipate enol-lactonase, with protein sequence MQEQMITRDGVTLYARLDGMEDPHAPTIVFANSLGTDHTLWDPILPHLPAGLRIIRMDKRGHGRSDVPEGPYTMGALVSDAEAVCTAFEVKDAMFVGLSVGGLIAQGLAVKRMDMIRALVLSNTAAKIGNPKLWQDRIDTVRSKGLEAMADGIMQRWFGKAFRESPATAPWRDLLIRTPVEGYAGVCAAISGTDFYTPTSGLRLPTLGIAGSHDGATPPDLVRETIDLIPGSRFELMRRSGHLPCVEEPEAYANLLTTFMNDIGHL encoded by the coding sequence ATGCAGGAACAGATGATCACCCGCGATGGCGTCACTCTCTACGCGCGGCTCGACGGGATGGAAGACCCCCACGCCCCGACCATCGTTTTCGCCAATTCCCTCGGCACCGATCACACGCTTTGGGATCCGATCCTGCCACACTTGCCAGCGGGCCTCAGGATCATCCGCATGGATAAACGCGGCCACGGACGCTCCGACGTACCAGAAGGGCCGTATACAATGGGCGCTCTGGTCAGCGATGCCGAGGCCGTCTGCACTGCCTTCGAGGTCAAGGATGCCATGTTCGTCGGCCTCTCGGTCGGTGGCCTGATCGCACAAGGGCTGGCGGTGAAGCGCATGGATATGATCCGCGCCTTGGTCCTCTCCAACACCGCCGCCAAGATCGGCAACCCGAAACTTTGGCAAGACCGGATCGACACCGTCCGTTCCAAAGGGCTGGAGGCAATGGCCGATGGCATCATGCAACGCTGGTTCGGCAAAGCCTTCCGCGAAAGCCCCGCCACCGCCCCGTGGCGCGACCTGCTGATCCGCACGCCCGTGGAGGGCTATGCCGGTGTCTGCGCCGCCATATCCGGCACTGATTTCTACACCCCGACCTCCGGCCTGCGCCTGCCCACGCTGGGCATCGCGGGCAGTCATGACGGCGCGACGCCGCCCGATCTGGTGCGCGAAACCATTGACCTGATCCCCGGATCACGCTTCGAGCTGATGCGCCGCTCGGGTCATCTGCCCTGCGTCGAAGAGCCGGAAGCCTATGCCAACCTCCTCACCACCTTCATGAACGACATTGGCCACCTCTAG
- a CDS encoding TCR/Tet family MFS transporter, whose protein sequence is MRLPVLFILITIVIDSMGIGLIMPVMPDLIRELHGGSLGNAAIWGGILTTAFAVMQFLFGPTVGNLSDWYGRRPILLVTLVVMAADYMVMAVAGTIWLLFIGRIVAGITAATHSAASAYMADISKPDEKAANFGLIGAAFGVGFVLGPMIGGLLGTFGTRAPFYAAAALAILNAGFGYFVLPETVTDRIRRPFEWRRANPLGAFRYVGSLPGFAPLLVMLFLAGIAFFVYPAVWAFYGQERFGWGPGLIGLSLGAYGIGTIFAQGLLIRPVLKRFGEYRTVLIGLTIDIIAFVSFAFVTNGYVALALAIFASMGSIMGPALQAILSRAADDNQQGELQGTMAAINALASIVAPLMMTGIFAYFTAAGARIYLPGAPFLLSAALVIGGLFLFTASSTARKVS, encoded by the coding sequence ATGCGCCTCCCAGTCTTGTTCATCCTGATTACGATTGTGATCGATTCAATGGGGATCGGGCTGATCATGCCCGTCATGCCCGACCTGATCCGCGAACTGCATGGCGGCTCGCTTGGTAACGCCGCAATCTGGGGCGGCATCCTGACCACCGCGTTCGCCGTGATGCAGTTCCTCTTCGGGCCAACGGTCGGAAACCTGTCTGACTGGTACGGCCGCAGGCCGATCCTGCTTGTCACACTGGTTGTCATGGCCGCTGATTACATGGTGATGGCCGTCGCTGGCACCATTTGGCTCTTGTTCATCGGGCGCATCGTGGCGGGCATCACTGCTGCCACCCACTCCGCTGCCTCCGCCTATATGGCCGATATTTCAAAGCCCGACGAGAAGGCTGCCAATTTCGGCCTGATCGGCGCGGCCTTTGGCGTGGGTTTCGTGCTCGGGCCAATGATCGGCGGCCTTTTGGGCACATTCGGCACCCGTGCGCCGTTCTATGCCGCTGCGGCGCTGGCGATCCTTAACGCGGGCTTTGGCTATTTCGTTCTGCCGGAAACGGTGACAGATCGTATTCGCCGCCCTTTCGAATGGCGCCGCGCGAACCCGCTCGGCGCATTCAGGTACGTCGGATCACTCCCCGGTTTCGCGCCACTCCTTGTTATGCTCTTTCTGGCAGGCATCGCCTTCTTCGTTTATCCGGCAGTCTGGGCCTTCTACGGGCAGGAGCGCTTCGGCTGGGGTCCGGGCCTCATCGGCCTTTCGCTTGGCGCCTATGGCATCGGCACCATCTTTGCCCAAGGCCTGCTGATCCGCCCCGTGTTGAAGCGCTTTGGCGAATATCGCACTGTGCTGATCGGCCTCACGATCGACATTATCGCGTTTGTCTCATTCGCCTTTGTGACCAACGGCTATGTGGCGCTGGCCCTCGCGATCTTTGCCTCAATGGGGTCCATCATGGGTCCGGCCCTGCAAGCGATCCTGTCCCGCGCGGCGGATGACAATCAACAAGGCGAGCTACAAGGCACAATGGCCGCGATCAACGCGCTCGCGTCAATCGTCGCGCCGCTGATGATGACCGGCATCTTCGCCTATTTCACTGCGGCTGGCGCAAGGATCTACCTGCCCGGAGCGCCGTTCCTGCTCTCAGCCGCGCTGGTGATCGGCGGGTTGTTTCTCTTCACGGCGTCCTCCACCGCGCGCAAAGTATCATAA
- a CDS encoding mandelate racemase/muconate lactonizing enzyme family protein: protein MKLADLDVIVTAPPAPGWGGRYWILVKVTTNTGITGWGECYASSVGPQAMTHVIRDVFERHMAGTNPEDIELMFRRVYSSGFTQRPDLTVMGAWSGLEIACWDILGKDRDRPVHALIGGKVNDRIRAYTYLYPTRASHTLPEFWVTTAMAAESAADMVAKGYTAVKFDPAGPYTIRSGHMPAMRDISRSVEFCAAIREAVGDRADLLFGTHGQFSTGGALRMGAAIAPYDPLWYEEPIPPDTPEELARVSAGLTIPVATGERLTTRGEFMAALRAGVSILQPALGRSGGIWESKKIATLAEAFNAQMAPHLYAGPLEWAANVQLAASLPNILMAETIETDFHSALIRNGLRVEGGYIPVPEGAGLGIEVDEALARAHPYTGDGLHLQAQEAPVSYHEENVFEGGAPSKT, encoded by the coding sequence GTGAAACTCGCAGATCTTGATGTCATCGTCACCGCGCCCCCCGCCCCCGGATGGGGCGGGCGCTACTGGATCTTGGTGAAAGTCACCACCAACACCGGCATCACAGGCTGGGGCGAATGCTACGCCTCCAGCGTCGGGCCACAGGCAATGACCCATGTGATCCGCGATGTGTTCGAGCGCCACATGGCCGGCACGAACCCCGAAGATATCGAGCTGATGTTCCGCCGCGTCTATTCCTCCGGCTTCACCCAACGCCCTGATCTAACGGTGATGGGCGCATGGTCCGGCTTGGAAATCGCCTGCTGGGACATCCTCGGCAAGGACCGTGACCGCCCCGTTCACGCCCTGATCGGCGGCAAGGTCAACGACCGCATTCGCGCCTATACCTACCTCTACCCCACCCGCGCGAGCCACACCTTGCCGGAGTTCTGGGTCACAACCGCCATGGCCGCCGAAAGTGCCGCCGATATGGTCGCCAAGGGCTACACAGCGGTGAAATTCGACCCCGCCGGCCCCTACACCATCCGTTCCGGCCATATGCCCGCGATGCGGGACATCTCCCGCTCCGTCGAATTTTGTGCCGCAATCCGTGAAGCGGTAGGCGACCGCGCCGACCTGCTGTTCGGCACCCACGGGCAATTCTCCACCGGCGGCGCATTGCGCATGGGCGCTGCCATCGCCCCCTATGACCCGCTTTGGTACGAGGAACCGATCCCGCCGGATACGCCCGAGGAACTGGCCCGCGTCAGCGCTGGCTTGACCATCCCCGTCGCCACTGGCGAGCGCCTGACAACGCGCGGCGAGTTCATGGCCGCGCTGCGGGCGGGCGTGTCGATCCTGCAACCGGCGCTCGGGCGTTCCGGCGGCATCTGGGAGAGCAAGAAGATCGCCACACTGGCCGAGGCCTTCAACGCGCAAATGGCGCCTCACCTCTACGCAGGCCCACTTGAGTGGGCGGCGAACGTGCAACTCGCCGCGTCGCTGCCCAACATCCTGATGGCCGAAACCATCGAAACCGATTTCCACAGCGCGCTGATCCGCAACGGGTTGCGGGTGGAAGGTGGCTACATTCCGGTGCCCGAGGGCGCAGGTCTTGGTATCGAGGTGGACGAAGCACTGGCCCGCGCGCATCCATATACCGGCGACGGCCTCCACCTTCAGGCACAAGAGGCACCCGTCAGCTATCACGAGGAAAACGTGTTCGAAGGCGGCGCCCCCTCAAAAACCTAA